The Acidobacteriota bacterium genome contains the following window.
TCGCGGGTGCCCTGGGCGAAGATCCGGCCTCCCTGAATGGCGACGCTTCCGTAGCCTTCTCCCAGGTCGGACGTGGACCAGACCAGGGAAGGACCGCCGGCCGGCCACTGCCCGAGCAATCCGGTTTCGGTGGAAAGGCCGGTTCTATCAGGTCCCCGCCACTGGGGCCACAAGCCCTCGGGAAAGGAATTGTTGGAATGGGGAAGCTGTACCTGGCTGCAGGAAGCCAAAACGAGAACAATGGCAAGCAGTGCAGTAATCGGGAGGCCCTTGTGGCTCATGGCGATTCTCCTTTCGCTGAAGATGGCCGCATTGTACACCTTTGCGGCCGGGCTTGGCCTCACTCAATTCGGGGTCGACGGGCCCTTTGCGTCCAGGCCGAACGACCTGTTTTCGACTTGAAACCAGTCCGGTTCCTGCCGGGCGATCGGCGTAGTGGCCGGACGACGTGCGCGGGGCGTCACAATCCCCGGCTGTGGTTTGCGATCGGCCGCAATTGTGATAAGACTTTAGCTAGATTCCCCTGGCCGAGTCCGTGAGCGCGTGGTTGGGGCAGCAGTCCCTGCAGGCTTTTGGCGCGGCCGGGTTCACAGGGAGGTCCTGATGAAGCTGGGATGGATTGGCTTGGTGGGCGTCGCCCTGGCGTTGACCGTCGCCTATTTTCCGAGAGAATCGGAAGAACCATTGGATACTGAAATGAGTTGGAACGCTTCGGGTCATGTCGGGGCGGTGGCCGCGGGCGACAGTCGCGCGGTGGACGCCGGGATCGAGATTCTGCGTGAGGGCGGCAATGCCGCCGATGCCGCCGTCGCCGTCATCCTGGCGCTCAGCGTGACCGACTACGGGCAATACTGCATCGGTGGAGAGGTCCCGTTTCTCATTTACGACACCCGGCGTGAGGCCGTGGAGGTGCTCTCGGGTCAGGGAGCGGCCCCCAAGCTGGCGACGCTGGAGCATTTCAGCAAGATCGGCGGGATTCCGGAGGGAGGGGATCCCAACAACCTCCAGGCTGCGGCAGTCCCGGCAGTCATCGACCTGTGCGTGACCGCGCTGGAGCGGTACGGCACCCGAACCTTTGCCCAGGCCGCCCGCCCCGTGGTGGAGATCCTGGACGCCGGTCAGGAACCCTGGCACCCGAAACTGGCCGGAACGCTGCGGCGCCTGATCGAGGCCGAAACGCAGGCCGAAGGAGATCGGCTTCAGGGACTGCGCGCCGTATCCGACCGCTTCTACCGGGGAGACATCGCCGAAGAGTTGGATGCCTGGTACCGGAAGCATGGCGGACTGCTGCGGAAGGAGGACCTGGCCGCCCACCGGACCTGGGTGGAGGAGCCGGTTGCCATCGACTATCGGGGCTATACCGTCTGCAAGGCCGGGGCCTGGACCCAGGGGCCCTATCTCTCCCAAACGCTTCGATTGCTGGAGGGGTACGACCTCCGGCAAATGGGCCATCTTTCGGCCGACTACATCCACGTGGTCGCCGAGGCCATGAAGCTGGCGCTGGCCGACCGCGATCGCTACTACGGCGATCCGCGTTTTGTGGAAGTGCCTCTGGACAGCCTCCTGTCGGATCCCTACACGCTTTTGCGCCGACCGCTGATCGACCTCGCCAAGGCCTCGCTCGAGGTTCGCCCGGGAGATCCCTACGGCATGCGTCCGATCCAGGTGTCCAGCAAGCAGGTTCCACGCAGTGTCGGCGAGTCCAGCGATACCACCACCTGCGTGGTGGCCGACCGTTGGGGCAACGTGGTGGCGGCCACCCCCAGCGGATGGGGCAGCCAGGTGGATGAAGGCGGAAGCACGGGCGTTACCCACGGGACCCGCCTGGTCAGCCTGAATACCTGGGAGGGACACCCCAACGTGGTGGCTCCCGGCAAACGGCCCCGTATCACATTGACGCCCACCATCGTTCTCAAGCAGGGCAAGCCGGTCATCGCCATCAGCGTGGCCGGGGGCGATCATCAGGACCAGGTGAGCCTGCAGTTGCTGCTGGACGCCATCGAATTCGGGATGGAGCCGGCTCGGGCCGTCACCGTTCCACGCTTCGCCACCGCTCATCACACGGGATCCTTCAGCCAGCCTGCTCCCCAGTTGGGAAGCCTGAGCCTCTATGAGGGCACTGACCAGGGGGTAGCCGACGATCTCAAGAGCCGCGGCCACCGCCTGCAATTCGTGGAGCGGGTGGCCAGTCCGGTCATGCTTCAGGTGGACCCGGAAGAGGGAACGGTTCTGGTGGCCGGCGATCCCAAGGCGGGCCGCCACGCCGCGGCATTGGAGAGTGAGGAGTGATGCAGGTCAAGCGCGCCCACGAATTCCGCCGTGCTCGCCGCGGATTCTCGGAGTGGAAGCGTTCTCGGTTGAATCATTGGCCTGACCCTCAACCAGTTTTGGTACTCGTCTCATTCAGGGGAAGGAACAGGCCCATGCGACACTCAATTCCCGTTTCAGTTGCCCTCCTGCTGCTGTTTTCCAGCATCCCCGAATCCCTGTTTGCGGCCTCCAGGGTAGCTGTCACCGTCAACAAGGTCAGGCCCGGAAGGGGAAAGTTGCACATTACGCTGGTCAACAAGGCACAGTTTCTGATGCGGAAGAAGTTGAAAAAGCCCTTGCAGAAAGGCATCGTCAAGCCATTGGGCAAGTCGGTTCAGTATGAGTTCCAGGATGTGCCCCCGGGGGATTACGCGGTTCAGGTGCTGCAGGACTTCGACGAAGACGGATTTATGACCGACAACTGGCTGGGTCTTCCTAAAGAGCCTTGGGGGATGTCCAACAATCCGCCCGTCGGACTCGGTGGGCCGAAATGGGAGCGCGCCAAGTTTACCGTCACCGAGAGCTCCGAGGTGGTGAAGGTCAGCCTTGACTTGAGATAGATCGGGAAAGCGAGGGTGCAACCCCTTTGCCCCTCAGTGGAACCGACCCGGAGAGAACGCGGCGGGGGCCGCGCCGGAAGGCTCTCGCAGGACCAGGCTGGCGGCCAGAAGTCCTACCGAGTAGCTGGCGGCCACACCGTGCCCTGCCAGCCCCGCCAGCCAGAAGAACCCCTCCACCGAAGAGTCCCATCCCACTACCAATCGACCGTCGGGAGCCAGGGTTCTGAGTCCGGCCCAGGATCGCCGAATGGGCAGGTCGGCCAGCCTGGGGTAGTAGCGGGTCACCTTGTCGGCCAGCATTTGCAGGGCTGCCGGATCGTCTGCCGCAAGACCGGGTTCTTGAGCTTCTTCGTCACATGGGCAGAGGAGAAGGCCGCCCGATTCGGGGCGAAAGTAGAGGTCCCGGCTGAGGTCCCAGACGATGGGCCATTGGGACTCGACCCAGTCCAGGGGCTCGGTCACGAACAGATGGCGGCGGTAGGGAACCAGCGGAACCGGAGAGGCCCCGGCCAATTGCCCGATCTGTCGGGCCCAGGCGCCGGCCGCGTTGACAACAATATCGGCTTTTATTTCTTCGGATTCGGTTTGGACGCCGCAAACCCTGCCCTGGCGGACCACAATCCGGCGCAGCGGGCTCGAAGTTTTCAGCCGGGCTCCCAGCGAGGCTGCCGCCTTCAGATAACCTTGCAGGAGGTTGTGGATGTCGACCACCCCGTCGGTCGGGCACCACAAGCCCCCCTCGGCCGGAGAACCCTCCAGGATCGGCACGGCCTCGACGATGCGTTCGATGGGCCACCATTCCGCCGGCACCCCGCGTTCGCAACTGCGGGCGCCGTCCTGCTTCAGCCTGGCCGAGTCCCCGGCCGAGGCCAGCAAGAAGGAGCCATTCTGTTCGAAGTGGGTTTCGAGCGGCCAATCCCGGGGCAGATTGCGAAGGAAGGCCGCTCCCCCTCGGGCCAGGGCGGCAATGGATTCGTGAGGCACCACTTGGCGCACCATGGCCGCGTTTTGTCCCGAGGCATGCATCCCGGGAACCTCTTCCTGTTCCAGGATGGTGACCCGTTCCATGCCCATGCGGGCCAGGTGAAAGGCCGTGGCTGCTCCGGCAAACCCGGCGCCCACCACCACAATGGAGGGCTGATGGTTGCTCACGGGAAGAATCCGATGTTGAGGTTCAGAAACGGCCGCCCGCGCGCACTCGTGCCGGGAGTGTTCCTTGCGGGCGGCCGTCCGCTATTGAGATAATGCAGTTCCAGCTAGTCCGTTCGCGAAAGGAACTCTGCCATGAAATTCGCCATGCACAACTGGATGCGCCAGGAATCCATTGAAACCACTATCGAGCGCCTCCACCGCCTCGGTTATGACGGGATCGAGATCAGTGGAGAACCGACCCAATATGATACAAGCCAGGTCGCCCGATTGCTGGAAAAGTACCAGTTGGCTTGCTGGGGCTCACACAGCATCATGATGCCGGGGCGGGACCTGGTATCCGAGGAGGCATCGGTTCGGGCCGAAACAGTGAAGTACATGCAGGCCTGCGTGCGCATGGTTCATGAGCTTGGCGGGTCGATTTTCGTGATTTTCCCCAGTGAGTGCAACCGGCTCGCGCGGGTGGCCGGTCCGGACCAGGAATGGAGGTGGGGGATCGAAGGGGTCCGCCAGATTGCCGAATATGCTGCCGAGCGCGGTATTCGCGTCGGTGTCGAAGCCCTGAACCGGTTCGAGACCCATTTCATCAACCGCCACGATCAGGCCCTGGCGCTGGCCGACGAGGTGGGGCCGGAAGTGGGCGTGGCTCTGGATGCCTTTCACATGAACATCGAGGAAGTCGACCCCCTGCAGGCCATACGCAACGTGGGCTCGCGCCTGATCGATTTCCACGTTGCCGACAACAACCGGCGGCCGCCGGGACAGGGAAGCTACGACTGGAAAGCAGTGATCCGGACCCTGCGAGAGGTGGGGTACGACTCCTATCTCACCCAGGAATTTGTCAATCCCGTCGATCGAACCCCCCTTGGAGTCCGGAAGGAGGCCGGGTCGGGAGAGGTCTCCGCCGACATGCTGAAATTCCTGCAGGATCACGGATCGGGCGTGATCAGCACCGAGGAGTACGACGAATCGGTCCGGCAAGGCATTACCTACCTGAAAACGCTCGTGTGAAGGGCGCCTGTCACACGTGCAGAACGATCCATTGGCGTTCCACCGTCACCGGAAAGGTCTCCACACTGGGTTCATTCTCCGCCCGGGATCCTGAACGGGCGGGTTCCACCGTTACCGGATAGACCTTCAGCTTCACCCCGTCCGGCTTGTGGACCGACCTGCCGGTTGTCACATCGAACTCCCACCCGTGCCAGGGACAGCGGATGATTCGGCCCTCGAGGCCGTAGCGAAACTCCCCTACCGGAGAGGGAAGCATGGTGCCGGTCACTTGCCCCAGGCAGAGGGGGCCTCTCTGGTGGGGGCAGAGGTTGAGCAGCGCGTGGTAGCTGCCCCCGATGTTGAAGACACCGATGGAACGCCCGCGGGCATCCACGATCTTGCGCTCTCCCGGCTGCAGTTCCTCGGTGGTGCACACCCGGTACCGCTTAGCCATTCCTTTGCTCCTCGACGTCCGGGGCTTGGTTTTCCAAGCTGTAGAGTTCCTGGGCATTTCGCCAGAAAATGCGTTCACCCAGCTCTTTTGGTACTTTGGGAAAGGCCGCCAAAGGAGAATCGAAGTCCCAATGGGGATAGTCGCTGGCGAACATCAGGACACGGTCGGCTCTCATCATCTCGAACAGCTCCAGCAACTGTGAGGTCCTGGGGGGCTCCTCAATGGGCTGGCTGGTGAAGCGCACGTGCTCCAGAATGGTCTCGCTGGGCAGACGCTTCAACCAGGGGGTTTGAATGCGCAAGGCCTTGTAGTTCTTGTCGAAGCGCCACATCAAGTGAGGGACCCAGCCGAAGCCGCCTTCGATGCATACGAACTTGAGCCCGGGGAATTTCTCGAATACCCCTTCGGATACCAGGCTGACCAGTTGGGCCATGTAGCTCTGACTGATGTTGGTGTGTTTTTCGAAGTAGCTGGACGGGTACCCGGCCGAGGTGGGCGGCCCGGAGATCCCAGATCCCTCGTGGCCGGGATGTATGGCCACCGGCAGGTTGCATTCCTGAGCGGCCTCGTAGATGGGGTGGTAGAAGGGATTCCCGTAGGGGATGCGCGAGGCCGAGGTCATGATGGTCTGCTTGATGCGCGGGTGCCCGCCCAGGCGGCGGATTTCCCGGGCCGCCGCGGCCGGGTTCTGGGGCGCGATCGCCAGGGAGCCGAACAGGCGCGGGTCCTCGCCAAGCCAGGCTTCGATCAGCCAGTCGTTGTAGGCTCCAGCCATCACCGGGGCGTAGTAGTAATCGGCCGAGGTGCCGATGCCCACGATCTCGGCGCCCGTCAGGATGGCGTAGTCGATGTCGTAAGCGTCCAGCAGTTGCTTGCGCATCGTCCGGTAGCAGGATCCGGGAGGCCCGCCCCTGGGAGGGAAGGCGTCGCGCCGCAGCACCCCGATCGGATTGGCGTAACCGGTGCCGGCCGTGTCCGGAATGGGAAATCCGCGCTCGCGCATGCCGGCGGGCAGATAGGGCTTGAGATCGTTCCAGCAGCGGGGTTGGTTGTGGACGTCGGTGTCGATCAGCGACAGGCGGCGGCCTCGCTTCCTGCCGGCCTTTTTCGTGGGATCGGCGTTGTCTTGGTGCCCCATCGTCTTTCCGGTGGTTGCCAAATGAATGGGAATGAGCGGCCGCTGTCGCTCATTTCCGATGCTGCAAGAATCTACCGCTCCCGGCATTTTCCCCCGATCCGGACCCAAAAGACAACGGCTTCCCGCATCCGGCTTGCTGGAAGCAAACGCCGGCGCCGGATGTCGGGAGCCGGTTCAAAGGCAAGCAGGGCCAAAGTTTTTATTCACATCGATGCACAGGATGCACAGGATTTTTTCTGGAGACGGGCGGGGGGCGTGCACGCGGGCAAACGGGAGCTTCCCAAAGGGAGCTTGTCGGCTTTCAGAGAAGTCGCCGGACGGATATTCCCCCAACCGCACGACCGGGTGGAAACCCCCGGGAGCGCGGGCGTCCCGCCCGCATGCACTCCCGTTCGGTTCCGCTGAGTTTCCCTGCGATGCGGCACCCGGCCACCCTGCCGGCAGGTACGGCATGTGCTCGGCCGAAGTAGAGTCCTGGCGCCGTTGCCGGTCGAGCCAGGTGGAGGAGATGAACGAGGCTGCGGGAAGACTTGTGCGGGCGGGACGCCCGCGCTCCCGGGGGGGCTTCATTCCCTGACGTCGTCGTACTTGATCCGCAATCAGGTGGCAGTCCCCTATGCCCCGTGGGACCTGTTCGAACTTCGGCGCGTCTTGATGGACGACTGGGCATGCCATTGCCAGCAAGATCCATCGTCGTCCATTTAAGTCTATAACGGACTGTATATTCAGTGATTTAAAACAATACACCATGAATCAGCCTGGCCCGTAACTTCCCTTGCAATCCATAATCAACCCCCATATAATAGGGGGATGCATACTGTAATGGATCCCGCCCACACTCCGCGAAAAACCAAACCCAGGGGCTGCCATCCCGACAAGGCCCTGTCGGCTCCCTTCCTGCGTTCCGCTCCGCCGGGAAGACACGCCGACGGCAACGGGTTGTACCTGTTCGTGCAGCCCAGCGGAACCCGGAGCTGGATTCAGCGGCTGGTCGTTCGCGGCCGACGCCGCGAGCTAGGTCTCGGCAGCGTCCGGTTGGTCTCGCTGGCCGAGGCCCGCGAAAAGGCGCTGGCCAACCGCAAGCTCGCCCGTGAAGGTGGAGACCCCCTGGCCGAGAAGCGCCGCGCCGAAGGCATACCGAGCTTCTCGGAAGCCGCCGCGCGCGTGCTGGAACAGAAGCGGGCCGGCTGGCGCAGCCGGAGTCACGCGCAGAGCTGGCTGAGCGGCATGGAACGCTACGCCTTCCCGCGCATCGGGAAGATGCCGGTCTCTGAGGTGTCGAGCGCCGACGTGCTGGAGATTCTCTCGCCGATATGGCACGTCAAGCCGGATATGGCCGGGAAGCTGCGCCAGCACATGCGGGCGGTGTTAGAATGGGCCGTGGCGATGGAGCTTCGCCTCGACAACCCCTGCGACCGCGTGGGACCGGTCCTGGGGCCTCAACACAAGGTGGTCGAGCACATGCGGGCCTTGCCTCACGGCAAGGTGCCGGCGGCCATCCGGACGGTGCGGGCATCGACGGGAGCGCCGGGCGTCAAGCTGGCCTTCGAGTTTCTAGTGCTCACGGCGGCCAGGTGGGGCGAGGTGCGATGGGCCGAGTGGTCGGAGATCGATCGAGACGAGGGTGTGTGGACCCTCCCGGCGAAGCGGACGAAGGCGAACCGCCGGCACCGGGTGCCGCTGTGTGGACGTGCCCTGGAGATCCTTGAGGCGACGCGGGCGCTCGGGGACGGAACCGGTACACTGGTGTTCACCGGCCGGCCCGGGAGAGCGATCGAGGAGAAGCAGCTGCGCCGGCTGCTCGGGAAGCACAAGATCGCAGCCGTACCGCATGGGTTCCGATCCAGTTTCCGGGACTGGGCGGCCGAGGCAACCGACCATCCCCGCGAGGTCATCGAGGCGGCCCTGGCGCACGTGGTCCGGAACAGGGTCGAGGCGGCCTATGCGCGCTCGGACCTGTTCGAGCGCCGGCGCCGGCTCATGGACGATTGGGCCGGCTACCTGGCTGCCCCGGCTGGCTGATCCACCGTTCAGCAGCGCTCGATGGCCTTCCCACCACCAGCACCCCTCTCGTGCGGCGCGCCCGGCGAGGCGGCGGGGACAGCGGGGCCGGTCCGCAACGCGTAATAAAGGAGAGCCAGCCTACCCAGTGTCATACACTGGGGCTGGCGAGGGGCTCCGCCCCTTCGAACCCCGACCGGGGGGAGTTCCCCCCTGCCCCCCATCACCCCCGCCGCTCCCTTCTCTCACTCCCATAACGGAGGCCTCGATGACGCGACAAGCGACACCGACGGGGCTGTTGCGGCGTTTCGGGGAAGCATTCGACCACAACGGCGAGGGCTCCGTCCTCTGAGAGAAAGGGGTTGTGGGTAGCAGGATCCCCGTCATGTTAGACCACCCCCCGTGGGAAAGTCGGGGCCAACCATCCCGGCCCCACGCACGAAGGGGAACCGCGCACACCGGGTCCCGCTGTGCCGTAGCGCCCTGGAGGTCCTGGAGGAGGCGCGGGCGCTCAGCTCCTGACACTTTCGGTGCCCAAAAACGTGCCATTTTCAATGCCCAAAACCCTGCAATTTTCGATGCCCATTGACAGTTGGGAATCGCCGCCTACCAGGCAAAGCTCACGGACTTAGTGGGAATCTGGATATCTCTGAATAGAGATCCGCAAAGAACCAGGCGTTCCCGGCAATGAGCGACAGGCTAGTTGTCCTGCCAGGTAACCCGTTAAGCCAGCGAATAGCCAGTGCCGCCAGCAGATAGGCACCAACCGGAAACAATCCCCAAACCTCGAATCTCGGAGTCAACGCAAGGTATGCGGAGGCCGGCAGAATAAGCGCCGCCGCCACAAGTAACAGGGTGGTCTTTCGCAGGAGCGCTCCGGCAAAGGCGACCAGAATACTGAGCGGCACGGACATCCAAAAGAACAGGCTGACTATCATGTTTCTCCTCAGCAGTTGGCGTAACCAATGAGCTCATACCCGTAGATTAGCCAAGAGAACTCTCCCCAATCTCTGTGACTGGTGCTCCATCTGGCCCAGCCGTTGTCGTGGCGCACTTCCGCTTTCTGTAATACCCAGGTCGCCACATCATCGTCTCCGAAGTCGTAGTTGTATGATCGGTTCCACGTTGTGTAGCGTGAACGGTAGGAGTTTACAAAAGAACTGCCACGGCACGAATCTACAAACCAGCTCGTGCCGATAGGGGTATTGGGATTGGCCCAGCATTCCCCACCTCCAACCGAGATGTAACTGCCATCCCCAGGGTAGTACCAACGAGCCCAACTGGTCGTATACGTTAGCATGTACTTAGGTGGGTCGTAGGTGACGATCGTGGTGGTGGCGCGTCCCAGGCATTCTGGATAGCTGGCACTGTTTTGTCGCTCTTCCTCGTCCATCTCGTCCAGGTCCGCCGTTACTCCCAACTTGATGCTGTAGACTTTAGCGATTTCCTGCTGCAGCCTCGACAGGCTGGGGCCATCTTGAGGCAGCTCTGCCGCAATTGCCCCATGAAGGCGCTGGGCATCCGCGTTTACATCCCACGTCATGTTCATGGTGCGATATGTGTTGGTGCGTGTATCGACCATCCAGAAGAAGTCCTGGATATCGCCCCCGTGCTGGCCTTCGATATTGACGACTCGGTACCCATTCTCTGTGCCCAGAGCGACAGACCTCAGAACAAAGTCGGTGCTGGAATGGGGCGCCAACGGAACCGGTGTGACTTGAACCGTAAGCCGAATCGCCTCATCCATTCGCGCCCGGGATCCGCTGTCGCGTTCATAACCCCACTCGTGGGCGCCGCTTTGAGTCCAGGCGTTGCCGGCAAGCAACGTCAGACAAAGCACCACTGAAAGAGAAAGGGACATGAACCGAGCGTAAGGTGACTTGTGGTGTTTTGTGACTCTCATGACCTCCTCCTTTGGGTTGCAACTGTTGGTATCGAGTCAAGCGGTATGTCCGCCTGATGCCCTATAAACGATTGAGGAGGCAATCGGTCACAACTTTTTTTCGATGCGAGTACTCAGCAAGCGGATGGCGCGATGCAGGCGGGTTCCCACACTCGAGCGGGAGATATGAAGGCGACAGGCGATTTGCTGGTTCGAAAGACGTTGGTTGGTGTGCAACTCAAGGACTCGGCGGTAGGTATCGGGCAGCATCTTCACCATCTCTGCCAACAGGGTCATCAACTCCTTTTCCTGAGCAATCACTTCCGGATTCGGAGCCAAGTCAAATATGTCTCTCTGAGCGACTTCACGGCGCCGCGCGCGGCGCACGTCTTTAGCCGTGTTGTGGACGATCTTTTTCACCCAGGGACAGGCCTTGGGTTTGTCGAAGCGGGTGTGGCCTATGGATTGAAGGATCTTGATCCAACTGGTCTGCAACACGTCTTCGGCGAGGCTATCGTCACCAGCCACTCGACTCGCCAGCGGTGTAAACCGCCTGGAGCAACAGACAATCCATCCCTCCAGATCTCTTTCCAGCAGCGGACATCCCTCGGCGGCCTGCTTCAGCTCGGGGGTGGGAATGACGTGGAAGTCATCAGATGGGTTCATTCATTACCCCCCAGCCCTGTGTCCCTTTGAGCCTATCGTTTTTCAGCCGTCAAGCGTTTGACAGGCTGCTGAGAACAAACGTGACCACTCATTGGGGAATCCCCAGCGACCGGCAGGAACACGGTTGCCGCTCCGGGTAGGAGCGGGGGTGTAAGGTGGACGACACCCCCTATCCTTTAATGCCTCGTCTCTGAGTCAGCGGCGGTGGGCCTTGCCGCCGCTCCCTGCCGTACCATAGGTGAGGACCAATCCAGATCACGGAGATAACGAAGATGCTGACAGTTCCCAAAACGGCCATAGACATTCGAGTTCCATTCAGGTTCAAAGGGACTCAGACGAAAGATCTTTCCTTTCCGGATCGACCGGCGCGGCGTCACGCAGGGGTTTGCCCTTTGAGGAGGCATTTGCACGGGCTGTTCCCTGGCGGCACAGGCGAAAATTGCGCCGGAAATGGACGTAGAGTCCGACCCGATAGCCCGTTTCTCCTAATCCGACCAGAGCTTGCCTGGTCTCCCCTTCGCCAGCATGGCATCGAGAATCAGATAGTTAGCTTACAGAAGATTTTGTGAATCAGGTGTGATAGTCTTGCTGTTTTCAGTGAAATTTTAGTAATTGTTCAGCAGAACGGCGCGAAAACGGCCGGCGGGACTACGGTAGTTTCGCGCATTCCTGCATCCCACGTTCCCTGGTTTCGCGCCGGAGGCGCCGGCTGCGTTCTGAAGCGGGAAAGGAGTTGGGAGCGTTGAACAACCAAGAAGAACCAGAGCGGGAGATCGAGGCGCTATGGGAGTCCATCTCCAGGCTGAGCGCCGCAAACCTGCGAATCAGCGAAAGTTCCGACCTCGAAACCGTCCTGCGCGAGGCGCTGGAATCCCTTCGCCAAGGCGTCCATCAACTTCCGCCTCTGGGGTGCACGCCGACGGCGTCGTAGGGGTGAATACTCTACAGAGACCAGGTTATTAACCTGGATGGTGCACACTTTTGACCACCACAACGCTTCTCTCTCAGAGGGCGGAAGCCCTCGCCGTTGTGGTCAAAGACCTTCACGAAACGCCGCATCAGTAGTGCGGCAACACGGAATTCCCGCGTCTGATGTAAAAAGGCGACGCGAGGCTGTGCCGCCTCGCTACCCCCGCCTCGCACGGCGCTCCGCCGCGCCGCACGAAAGCGGTGCAGGTGCCGCCGCCTGTGGGGAAACCGGAATGGCGGTTCGCTCAGTGGGCGGCATTCGGTCGGGGCCAACCGTCGCGACGTAACTGTTCGGTCAAGACGTGGGCTCGACCTCCTGCAGGCTTGTCCTCCATGCCGACCGAGCAACGGACGAAGCGCCCACCTCCATCGGGACTGAGGACAAAGAGCGGAGATGAGACCCGTGGTGTCGGAACGAAAGGGTCGGTTCGCCAGCCGTGTAAAGGGGTTTTGCGGCTAGCGAGCGTCCTCGGCTGGCCTGTCCGGAGGGTGGTCCAGCCGCTGGGCTGGTGGCTCAGCGGCGACACCGGCGCAATGTGGCTTGATCGCTGCAGGGAGGATGCCGATCAACTGTTCTTGCACGGCTTGGCCGAACGGTTACGTACGCCAACGTCCTGAATAGTCCGGTGGAATCCCGTTCAGTAAAAGGGATGCAATGAGGGGATTGTAGCAGGGTGATCAATAGTAAGTATATTGTTATTAATTACTTACGATTGATCAATTATATCTGATGGAACAGTGGGCGGAGTTCCCGGCCGGTGGGAATCGCGAATCGAAGGCCGTGCCGATCCGTTGATGATCGGACCTGTTGACCTACTCCACCTTTGAGGGTCCCTGCCGCTCAAGCTTGATACCGAAGCCTCGGCCCTTGACGACGGCGTCGCCTCCGAACTTCTCCCGCACGGCGTCCAGCGCTTTGTCAACCTTGCTTTGGGTCGACCCAATTCCGCTGAAGAGCTCGCCCTGGACAACCTGACCGGCCTCGACGAGGTCATGAACGCCGATGCCGATCAGGCGGAAGGCACGTCCGTCGGTTTCCCGAACCAGCAGGGGTTCGGCGGCCTGGAATAGTTCTTCGGCTGACCGAGTGGCACCCTGTAGGCGGCGGCTGCGGGTTACGATGCGAAAGTCGGCCGTTTTGAGTTTCAGCGTAACCCCTCTGCCGGCGATACCGGCCTTTTTCATGCGCCGTGCCACCGTCTCGGCAAGCTGCCACAGTATCGGGCGCAGCCCGGCCAACTCGGCGGTGTCCCTGTCGAGGGTGGTCTCCGATGACATGCTCTTGGCCTTGCTCTCGGGGTCGACCCGCCGGTCGTCTTCGCCCCGTGCGCACAACCACAACCGCCGCCCGATCTTGCCGTAACGGGCGACAAGCTCGGCCTCGTCGATGCGGGCC
Protein-coding sequences here:
- a CDS encoding integrase arm-type DNA-binding domain-containing protein, producing the protein MDPAHTPRKTKPRGCHPDKALSAPFLRSAPPGRHADGNGLYLFVQPSGTRSWIQRLVVRGRRRELGLGSVRLVSLAEAREKALANRKLAREGGDPLAEKRRAEGIPSFSEAAARVLEQKRAGWRSRSHAQSWLSGMERYAFPRIGKMPVSEVSSADVLEILSPIWHVKPDMAGKLRQHMRAVLEWAVAMELRLDNPCDRVGPVLGPQHKVVEHMRALPHGKVPAAIRTVRASTGAPGVKLAFEFLVLTAARWGEVRWAEWSEIDRDEGVWTLPAKRTKANRRHRVPLCGRALEILEATRALGDGTGTLVFTGRPGRAIEEKQLRRLLGKHKIAAVPHGFRSSFRDWAAEATDHPREVIEAALAHVVRNRVEAAYARSDLFERRRRLMDDWAGYLAAPAG
- a CDS encoding sigma-70 family RNA polymerase sigma factor, with the translated sequence MNPSDDFHVIPTPELKQAAEGCPLLERDLEGWIVCCSRRFTPLASRVAGDDSLAEDVLQTSWIKILQSIGHTRFDKPKACPWVKKIVHNTAKDVRRARRREVAQRDIFDLAPNPEVIAQEKELMTLLAEMVKMLPDTYRRVLELHTNQRLSNQQIACRLHISRSSVGTRLHRAIRLLSTRIEKKL